A window from Moritella yayanosii encodes these proteins:
- a CDS encoding copper resistance system multicopper oxidase has translation MKHSLHSANLPRRKFVKGLAAGGVIVGLYPLLQPARASSLNTPPSKAPVLSGTEFDLVVAESQVNFTGKIRMATTINGSIPAPTLHMREGDTVTIRVTNHLKEHTSIHWHGIILPYQMDGVPGISFAGIAPGETFTYQFKVEQSGTYWYHSHSGMQEMTGMYGAIVIEPAAEESIQADREHVILLSDWTDENPAQVFAKLKTQGDYYNFNQPTVFDFFQDASKNGLQAAVQSRQMWNRMRMSPSDLADLSAQTLTYLMNGTTPAGNWTGLFKPGERVRLRFINGASNSFYDVRIPGLALTVVQADGINVEPVTVDEFRFGPGETYDIIVEPSADTYTLFAQSMDRTGYARGTLTTQAGLSTDVPALDKPESLTMTDMMGSMGAMGNMDKMNGMDHGSMSGMQHSGMADMGKMIGMDHSSMPSMMSKMDHSAMSSMKSKLATASKQVRHANTEYGPSVDMRVDMPRTNLDDPGVGLRNNGRRVLTLADLKTLGGPMDPRTAEREIELHLTGNMERYTWSLDGLEFGSSTPIHFNYGERVRIILHNDTMMTHPMHLHGMWSEVENPDGSFQVRRHTIPVQPAQRISFLVTADARGRWAWHCHLMFHMDAGMFREVVVS, from the coding sequence ATGAAGCATTCTTTACATTCAGCCAATTTACCACGACGTAAATTCGTTAAAGGCCTCGCCGCCGGAGGGGTGATTGTGGGGTTGTATCCCCTGCTACAACCTGCCAGGGCCAGTAGTCTGAATACCCCACCGAGCAAGGCGCCAGTGCTGAGCGGTACTGAGTTTGATCTGGTCGTCGCTGAATCACAGGTTAATTTCACCGGAAAAATACGCATGGCAACCACCATCAATGGTTCTATTCCGGCTCCGACTCTGCACATGCGTGAAGGCGATACCGTGACAATACGAGTCACCAACCATTTGAAAGAGCATACATCCATTCACTGGCATGGCATTATCCTGCCTTACCAAATGGATGGTGTACCCGGGATCAGCTTTGCTGGCATAGCCCCGGGTGAAACCTTCACTTATCAGTTCAAAGTAGAACAAAGCGGTACCTATTGGTATCACTCCCATTCTGGCATGCAAGAAATGACCGGCATGTATGGTGCTATCGTGATCGAACCCGCAGCAGAAGAGAGTATCCAAGCAGATCGTGAACACGTGATCCTACTTTCAGACTGGACTGATGAAAACCCCGCACAGGTTTTCGCTAAGCTAAAAACGCAGGGTGATTATTACAACTTCAATCAACCCACAGTATTCGACTTTTTCCAAGACGCTTCCAAAAATGGACTGCAGGCAGCGGTGCAGTCACGCCAGATGTGGAATCGAATGCGCATGAGTCCCTCCGATCTCGCCGACCTCTCCGCACAAACGCTTACCTACCTGATGAATGGCACTACCCCTGCAGGTAACTGGACGGGATTATTTAAACCCGGTGAGCGGGTCAGATTGCGATTCATCAATGGTGCCAGTAACAGCTTTTATGACGTGCGGATCCCAGGGCTAGCATTAACGGTAGTGCAGGCAGATGGCATCAATGTAGAACCCGTCACCGTAGATGAATTTCGCTTTGGGCCAGGCGAAACCTACGATATAATCGTTGAGCCCAGCGCTGATACCTATACCCTGTTTGCTCAATCGATGGATAGAACCGGTTATGCTCGCGGTACCTTAACGACTCAAGCAGGCCTCAGCACTGATGTACCAGCATTAGATAAACCCGAATCACTGACCATGACCGACATGATGGGCAGTATGGGGGCAATGGGTAACATGGATAAAATGAACGGCATGGATCATGGTTCTATGTCTGGAATGCAGCATTCTGGCATGGCCGATATGGGGAAGATGATCGGTATGGATCATAGTTCGATGCCTAGTATGATGAGTAAGATGGACCACTCGGCCATGTCTAGTATGAAATCTAAGTTAGCGACAGCCAGTAAGCAGGTGCGGCATGCTAACACAGAGTACGGTCCCAGCGTCGATATGCGGGTCGATATGCCACGCACTAACCTTGACGATCCTGGGGTCGGTTTACGTAATAACGGACGACGGGTATTAACCCTAGCCGACCTTAAAACCTTAGGCGGACCAATGGATCCTCGCACTGCCGAGCGTGAAATAGAACTGCACCTGACCGGCAATATGGAACGCTATACCTGGTCTCTGGACGGACTCGAATTCGGTAGTTCGACCCCTATTCATTTCAACTACGGGGAGCGAGTGCGAATTATTTTACACAACGATACCATGATGACGCACCCTATGCATCTGCACGGCATGTGGAGCGAAGTCGAAAATCCAGATGGCAGTTTCCAGGTACGTCGCCACACCATTCCGGTGCAACCGGCACAACGTATCAGTTTTCTGGTTACTGCTGACGCACGCGGGCGCTGGGCTTGGCATTGTCATCTTATGTTCCATATGGATGCGGGTATGTTCCGTGAAGTGGTGGTTTCATGA